A genomic segment from Bradyrhizobium sp. ISRA430 encodes:
- a CDS encoding efflux RND transporter periplasmic adaptor subunit codes for MLFKPDAKEGTKEAIAKKSSRGHGFVMTLITLAILGGLGYVGWTAMHQQPQQGNGRNARPDLPVPVLAATPRIQDVPVYLDGVGAIRALNTVTVRSQVDGKLIAVNFTEGQDVKKGDVLAEIDPAIYQAQYDQAVAKKAQDQAQLANQRIDLTRYEQLAASNAGSKQQADTQRALVAQTEALVKADQAAIDNAAATLSYTKIVAPISGRAGLRQVDQGNIIHAADTTGLVVITQLQPIAVWFSLPQQQITRVNAAAAKGRLAVDVFGNDGVTVIDTGKLTGIDNQVDQTTGTLRLKAEFPNANYQLWPGQFVNVRLKVETLPQALVVPTSAVQRGPIGTFSYVIGEGDIVSAKPVTVTQQNEHDAVIASGLSPNDRVVTTGFANLSDGSKVVVGRDDQTPSADLAPRKRSRGPQGNDGQKGGQTKDGQAKDGQERRAKRMNGEGDQKGQTGPAQGAESSGGGAKQP; via the coding sequence ATGCTCTTTAAGCCGGATGCCAAGGAAGGCACGAAGGAGGCGATCGCGAAAAAATCCTCGCGCGGCCACGGCTTCGTCATGACGCTGATCACGCTCGCGATCCTCGGCGGCCTCGGCTATGTCGGCTGGACCGCGATGCATCAGCAGCCGCAGCAGGGCAATGGCCGCAACGCGCGGCCTGATCTGCCGGTGCCGGTGCTGGCGGCAACGCCGCGCATCCAGGATGTGCCGGTCTATCTCGATGGCGTCGGCGCGATCCGCGCCCTCAACACCGTGACCGTGCGCTCGCAGGTCGACGGCAAGCTGATCGCGGTCAACTTCACCGAAGGCCAGGACGTCAAGAAAGGCGATGTGCTCGCCGAGATCGATCCCGCGATCTACCAGGCTCAATACGATCAGGCGGTTGCGAAGAAGGCGCAGGACCAGGCCCAGCTCGCCAACCAGCGCATCGATCTGACGCGCTATGAGCAACTCGCCGCCTCCAACGCCGGCTCCAAGCAGCAGGCCGACACGCAGCGCGCGCTGGTCGCGCAGACCGAGGCACTGGTCAAGGCGGACCAGGCCGCGATCGACAATGCGGCGGCAACCCTGAGCTACACCAAGATCGTGGCGCCGATCTCGGGCCGCGCCGGCCTGCGCCAGGTCGACCAGGGCAACATCATCCACGCCGCCGACACCACCGGCCTCGTGGTGATCACGCAGCTTCAGCCGATCGCGGTGTGGTTCAGCCTGCCGCAGCAGCAGATCACCCGCGTCAACGCGGCTGCCGCCAAGGGCCGGCTCGCCGTCGACGTGTTCGGCAATGACGGCGTCACCGTGATCGATACCGGCAAGCTGACCGGCATCGACAACCAGGTCGACCAGACCACCGGCACGCTCAGGCTGAAGGCCGAGTTTCCCAACGCCAATTACCAGCTCTGGCCGGGTCAGTTCGTCAATGTCCGCCTTAAGGTCGAGACGCTGCCGCAGGCGCTGGTGGTGCCGACATCGGCGGTGCAGCGCGGTCCGATCGGGACCTTCAGCTACGTGATCGGCGAGGGCGATATCGTCTCGGCCAAGCCCGTGACCGTGACGCAGCAGAACGAGCATGACGCCGTGATCGCGAGCGGCTTATCGCCGAACGACCGGGTGGTCACCACGGGCTTTGCCAATTTGTCCGACGGCTCCAAGGTGGTCGTGGGCCGCGACGACCAGACCCCATCGGCCGATCTCGCCCCGCGCAAGCGCTCGCGCGGACCGCAGGGCAATGACGGGCAGAAGGGCGGCCAGACCAAGGATGGTCAGGCCAAGGACGGGCAGGAGCGCCGCGCCAAGCGAATGAATGGCGAGGGCGACCAGAAGGGCCAGACCGGGCCGGCGCAGGGGGCTGAATCATCGGGAGGTGGAGCGAAGCAGCCATGA
- a CDS encoding efflux transporter outer membrane subunit has translation MWRSLGSASRALRAARWLAVMCLAAGSGACVLTQDLPDPALDVPAKYKYAGKPDAPPTLDWWRGFRSTELTQLMEEAQTVNLDIAAAVSRIVEADAQARQAGAALLPSVSGTGSETYSRTSGSSASGLSIGGREVVNYSASLSASYQLDFWGQNRDALQTAEETANANRFDRDVVALTTLASVANAYFQVLASQDRLRTAQSNIASAQRILDAIKDRRKAGTGTDLDVAQQESVLGNQKALVPPLRQTLDQNVNALAVLVSRPPESVRVLGGSLNRIAIPKVTPGLPSELLTQRPDIRRQEAQLASATANIGNARAQFFPSIQLTGNGGYQSSALTSLFQPHAAFFQLVGSATQPIFDGGRILGNFEFAKARQDELLQTYRKTIVQAFADVDNALYSIRQTTIRLQLQREVVASSRRAFDLAEQQLRAGTADIVAVLNVQQTLFQAEDALWQAQLARLLAIVSLYQALGGGWEPRMEKPVNAL, from the coding sequence ATGTGGCGATCCCTTGGTTCGGCTTCCCGGGCGCTGCGTGCGGCGCGCTGGCTCGCGGTGATGTGTCTTGCAGCAGGCTCGGGTGCTTGCGTGCTGACGCAGGATCTGCCCGATCCCGCGCTCGATGTGCCCGCAAAATATAAATATGCCGGCAAGCCCGACGCGCCGCCGACGCTGGATTGGTGGCGTGGCTTCCGCTCCACGGAACTGACGCAGCTTATGGAAGAGGCGCAGACGGTCAATCTCGACATCGCGGCCGCGGTGTCGCGAATCGTCGAGGCCGATGCCCAGGCGCGGCAGGCCGGCGCGGCGCTGCTGCCGAGCGTGTCGGGCACCGGATCGGAAACCTACTCACGCACGTCCGGCTCGAGCGCGTCGGGCCTTTCCATTGGCGGCCGCGAGGTCGTCAACTATTCGGCCTCGCTGAGCGCGAGCTATCAGCTCGACTTCTGGGGCCAGAACCGCGACGCGCTGCAGACGGCGGAAGAAACCGCCAATGCGAACCGTTTCGATCGGGACGTTGTCGCGCTGACGACGCTCGCAAGCGTCGCCAACGCTTATTTCCAGGTGCTGGCGTCGCAGGACCGCCTGCGGACTGCGCAGAGCAACATCGCGAGCGCGCAGCGCATCCTCGATGCCATCAAGGATCGCCGCAAGGCCGGCACCGGCACCGATCTTGACGTCGCGCAGCAGGAGAGCGTGCTGGGCAATCAGAAGGCGCTGGTGCCGCCGCTGCGCCAGACGCTCGACCAGAACGTCAATGCGCTCGCCGTACTGGTGTCGCGCCCGCCGGAGAGCGTACGCGTTCTCGGCGGCTCGCTGAACCGGATCGCGATTCCCAAGGTGACGCCGGGCCTGCCGTCTGAGCTGCTGACGCAGCGGCCCGACATACGACGGCAGGAGGCGCAGCTTGCCTCCGCGACCGCCAACATCGGCAATGCCCGCGCGCAGTTCTTCCCGAGCATCCAGCTCACCGGCAATGGCGGCTATCAGAGCTCGGCACTCACATCGCTGTTCCAGCCGCATGCGGCGTTCTTCCAGCTCGTCGGTAGCGCCACGCAGCCGATCTTCGACGGCGGCAGGATTCTGGGCAATTTCGAATTCGCCAAGGCGCGTCAGGACGAATTGCTGCAGACTTATCGCAAGACCATCGTCCAGGCCTTCGCCGACGTCGACAACGCGCTTTATTCGATCAGGCAGACGACGATCAGGTTGCAACTGCAGCGCGAGGTGGTCGCGTCGTCGCGTCGCGCCTTCGATCTTGCCGAGCAACAGTTGCGCGCTGGAACGGCCGACATCGTGGCCGTGCTGAACGTCCAGCAAACACTATTTCAGGCGGAAGATGCGTTATGGCAGGCGCAGCTCGCGCGGCTGCTGGCGATCGTCAGCCTGTACCAGGCGCTCGGCGGCGGCTGGGAGCCGAGGATGGAGAAACCGGTCAATGCTCTTTAA
- a CDS encoding cyclopropane-fatty-acyl-phospholipid synthase family protein has translation MPNAISVTPDNVETVLADLPRIVRLALAFGSRLRRGTLDVILPDGRVIRLGGLEAGPNATMRLHNFGFASRLINGGDIGIAEAYLAGDWDTPDLTQFLLVFCVNHDLIRTMLRDKPLIRFVQVVRHWFNRNTRRQARRNIHAHYDIGNAFYSAWLDPSMTYSSALFEESTADLTAAQTNKYRRLAEALDLRPGQKLLEIGCGWGGFAEFAAKTFGARVVGLTISTEQRDFAQKRIHEAGLSEKVEIRLQDYRDERDRYDRIASIEMIEAVGEQFWPKYFAQVRDRLLPGGLAGIQAITIQDKLFQSYRREVDFIQRYVFPGGMLPSPAVLKSLGDRFGVPVIRERIFGQDYAKTLATWRNNFRSAWPHLAPLGFDDRFRRLWEYYLSYCEAGFLSGNIDVRQVIFAKQQ, from the coding sequence ATGCCGAACGCCATCTCGGTGACCCCCGACAATGTGGAGACGGTGCTTGCCGACCTGCCGCGCATCGTTCGCCTCGCGCTGGCTTTCGGCTCGCGCCTGAGGCGCGGCACACTCGACGTCATTCTGCCGGATGGCCGTGTGATCCGGCTCGGCGGCCTGGAGGCCGGCCCGAATGCAACTATGCGGCTGCATAATTTCGGCTTCGCTTCGCGGCTGATCAATGGCGGCGACATCGGAATCGCGGAAGCCTATCTCGCCGGTGACTGGGACACGCCGGACCTCACCCAATTCCTCCTGGTGTTCTGCGTCAACCACGACCTGATCCGGACCATGCTGCGCGACAAGCCGCTGATCCGGTTCGTCCAGGTGGTCCGGCACTGGTTCAACCGCAATACCCGCCGCCAGGCGCGGCGCAACATCCACGCCCATTACGACATCGGCAACGCATTCTATTCGGCTTGGCTCGATCCGAGCATGACCTACTCCTCGGCGTTGTTCGAGGAGAGCACGGCCGATCTTACGGCCGCGCAAACCAACAAGTACCGCAGGCTCGCCGAAGCGCTCGATCTCCGCCCTGGCCAGAAGCTGCTCGAGATCGGTTGCGGTTGGGGCGGCTTCGCCGAGTTTGCCGCGAAAACCTTTGGCGCGCGCGTGGTCGGGTTGACCATCTCGACCGAGCAGCGCGACTTTGCGCAGAAGCGAATTCACGAAGCAGGCCTGTCCGAGAAAGTCGAGATCCGTCTGCAGGATTATCGCGACGAGCGCGACCGCTACGACCGGATCGCCTCGATCGAGATGATCGAGGCCGTCGGCGAGCAGTTCTGGCCCAAATATTTCGCGCAGGTGCGTGATCGGCTGCTGCCAGGCGGCCTCGCCGGGATCCAGGCCATCACCATCCAGGACAAGTTGTTCCAGAGCTACCGGCGCGAGGTCGACTTCATCCAGCGCTACGTGTTTCCGGGCGGCATGCTGCCCTCGCCCGCCGTGCTCAAGTCGCTTGGGGACCGGTTCGGCGTTCCTGTCATCCGCGAGCGCATCTTCGGGCAAGATTATGCCAAGACACTTGCCACCTGGCGAAATAACTTCCGCTCGGCATGGCCACACCTCGCCCCGCTCGGCTTCGACGACCGGTTCCGGCGGCTATGGGAGTACTATCTCTCTTATTGCGAGGCCGGCTTCCTGTCCGGGAATATCGACGTCCGGCAGGTCATCTTCGCAAAGCAGCAATGA
- a CDS encoding cysteine synthase A, producing MTIRNDVVEAIGNTPLIKLKQASELTGCTILGKAEFMNPGQSVKDRAGKWMILEAEKRGDLRPGGLVVEATAGNTGIGLAVVASARGYRTLIVIPETQSQEKKDFLKLCGAELIEVPALPYANPNNYQHVGRRLADELRKQEPNGVLFADQWNNLDNAKAHYESTGPEIWEQTGGKVDGFVCSVGSGGTLAGVSRYLKEKNKSVRIACADPHGAGMYEYFRTGEAKATSGGSITEGIGLNRATAIVETAKVDDSYLIPDAEAVSVIYELLQHEGLCLGGSTGINIVGAMHLAKQLGPGKTIVTVLCDSGSRYQSKLFNADFMRAKNLPVPEWLEKRSNIKPPFV from the coding sequence ATGACCATTCGAAATGACGTTGTCGAAGCCATCGGCAACACCCCGCTCATCAAGCTCAAGCAAGCCTCGGAATTGACCGGCTGCACCATCCTGGGCAAGGCTGAGTTCATGAATCCGGGCCAGTCGGTCAAGGACCGCGCCGGCAAATGGATGATTCTGGAGGCGGAGAAGCGCGGCGATTTGCGGCCCGGCGGTCTCGTTGTGGAAGCGACCGCCGGCAACACCGGCATCGGTCTTGCCGTCGTCGCTAGCGCCCGCGGCTATCGCACGTTGATCGTGATCCCGGAGACGCAGAGCCAGGAGAAGAAGGATTTCCTGAAGCTGTGCGGCGCCGAGTTGATCGAAGTGCCGGCGCTGCCCTATGCCAATCCCAACAACTACCAGCATGTCGGCCGCCGCCTAGCCGACGAATTGCGCAAGCAGGAGCCGAACGGCGTCCTGTTCGCCGACCAATGGAACAACCTCGACAACGCCAAGGCGCATTACGAATCCACGGGGCCGGAGATCTGGGAGCAGACCGGCGGCAAGGTCGACGGCTTCGTCTGCTCGGTCGGCAGCGGCGGCACGCTTGCCGGCGTTAGCCGCTATCTCAAGGAGAAGAACAAGAGCGTCAGGATCGCCTGCGCCGATCCGCATGGCGCCGGCATGTACGAGTATTTCAGGACCGGCGAAGCCAAGGCCACGTCGGGCGGCTCGATCACCGAGGGGATCGGCCTCAACCGCGCGACCGCGATCGTCGAGACCGCGAAGGTCGATGATTCCTATCTCATTCCCGACGCCGAAGCCGTCAGCGTGATCTACGAGCTGCTCCAGCACGAAGGCCTGTGCCTCGGCGGCTCGACCGGCATCAACATCGTCGGCGCGATGCACCTCGCCAAGCAGCTCGGACCGGGCAAGACGATCGTCACCGTGCTCTGCGATTCCGGCAGCCGCTACCAGTCAAAACTGTTCAATGCCGACTTCATGCGCGCCAAGAACTTGCCGGTGCCGGAGTGGCTGGAGAAGCGCAGCAACATCAAGCCGCCGTTCGTCTAA
- a CDS encoding amino acid ABC transporter ATP-binding protein, with translation MSDNQIVKISGLNKWYGDFHVLRDIDLEVEKGERIVICGPSGSGKSTLIRCINALEEFQEGEIVVDGIELGPNLKHIDAVRREVGMVFQSFNLFPHLTVLDNCTLAPIWVRNIPKKDAEATAMRFLERVKIPHQANKFPGQMSGGQQQRVAIARALTMNPKVMLFDEPTSALDPEMVKEVLDTMVDLAKEGMTMLVVTHEMGFAKEVANRVVFMDAGQIIEANTPGEFFAHPQHARSKLFLSQILR, from the coding sequence ATGTCAGACAACCAGATCGTCAAGATTTCCGGTCTCAACAAGTGGTACGGCGACTTTCACGTGCTGCGCGACATCGACCTCGAGGTCGAGAAGGGCGAGCGCATCGTGATCTGCGGCCCTTCCGGCTCGGGCAAGTCGACGCTGATCCGCTGCATCAATGCGCTCGAGGAATTCCAGGAGGGCGAGATCGTCGTCGACGGCATCGAACTCGGGCCAAACCTCAAGCACATCGATGCGGTGCGCCGCGAGGTCGGCATGGTGTTCCAGAGTTTTAATCTATTCCCGCATCTGACCGTGCTGGACAATTGCACGCTGGCGCCGATCTGGGTCCGCAACATTCCCAAGAAGGACGCCGAGGCCACCGCGATGAGATTTCTGGAGCGGGTCAAGATCCCGCACCAGGCCAACAAGTTTCCGGGGCAGATGTCCGGCGGCCAACAGCAGCGCGTCGCGATCGCGCGGGCGCTGACAATGAATCCGAAGGTGATGCTGTTCGACGAGCCGACCTCGGCGCTCGACCCCGAAATGGTCAAGGAGGTGCTCGACACCATGGTCGACCTCGCCAAGGAGGGCATGACCATGCTGGTCGTCACTCACGAGATGGGCTTTGCGAAGGAAGTCGCCAACCGCGTGGTGTTCATGGATGCCGGCCAGATCATCGAGGCCAACACGCCCGGCGAGTTCTTCGCCCACCCGCAGCACGCGCGCTCGAAGCTGTTTTTGAGCCAGATCCTGCGTTAG
- a CDS encoding amino acid ABC transporter permease — translation MSDIASSSFVRHDLVAERPAPVKTTGFIGLIRTRLFNSPTNILLTIVGGLLLWFTIVPSVKFLMVDAVWTGNDRTACLTENVGFAVGACWPYIQAKLPQLIYGFYPEAERWRVNLALILAVILLLPLLVPRLPAKGLNAGLFFFALPVIAFFLLHGGGITGFGLSWTAGLLQLFDDSIIGAGQVLLGLSKNSAIAPLLWAVGHLVMLVGTAIYWLIFPLTWLRDQIQETGRSVWVDFAITTAVVSLIAFFLGGGIRTGWRALAASIATFIGIAAVIKLMGLDHGGLPIVQTNLWGGLLVTLVVSVTGIVTSLPIGIALALGRRSTIPLIRIFSITFIEFWRGVPLITVLFFATYMLPLFLPGNFTVDGLVRALIGIALFTGAYQAENVRGGLAAIPRGQGEAAAALGLSWWKTTSLIVLPQALRHVIPNLVNSFISLFKDTSLVSIVALFDLLGSLRASFSDPKWSTPSTAFTGFAFTGIIYFMFCFGMSRYSLFVEHRLNAHRRN, via the coding sequence ATGAGCGATATCGCCTCGTCCTCCTTCGTCCGTCACGACTTGGTCGCCGAGCGTCCGGCGCCGGTGAAGACCACCGGTTTCATCGGCCTGATACGCACCCGTCTGTTCAATTCGCCGACCAACATTCTGCTCACGATAGTGGGCGGCTTGCTGCTCTGGTTCACCATCGTTCCCTCCGTCAAGTTCCTGATGGTTGACGCAGTCTGGACCGGCAACGACCGGACGGCCTGCCTGACCGAGAATGTCGGGTTTGCGGTTGGAGCCTGCTGGCCCTACATTCAGGCAAAGCTCCCGCAACTGATCTACGGTTTCTATCCGGAGGCCGAGCGTTGGCGGGTCAACCTCGCACTCATCCTGGCGGTGATCCTGCTATTGCCGCTGCTCGTTCCGCGCCTGCCGGCCAAGGGGCTGAACGCAGGCCTGTTCTTCTTCGCCTTGCCGGTGATCGCATTCTTCCTGCTGCATGGCGGCGGCATTACCGGCTTCGGTCTCAGTTGGACAGCCGGCCTGCTGCAATTGTTCGACGACAGCATCATCGGCGCCGGACAGGTCCTGCTCGGTCTCAGCAAGAACTCGGCGATCGCACCGCTCCTTTGGGCTGTCGGCCACCTCGTCATGCTGGTCGGTACCGCGATCTATTGGCTGATCTTCCCGCTGACCTGGCTTCGCGATCAGATCCAGGAGACGGGCCGCTCGGTGTGGGTCGATTTCGCCATCACCACAGCGGTCGTCTCCCTGATCGCCTTCTTCCTGGGCGGCGGCATTCGCACCGGTTGGCGCGCCCTGGCAGCGAGCATCGCCACCTTCATCGGCATTGCCGCGGTGATCAAGCTGATGGGGCTCGACCACGGCGGACTGCCAATCGTGCAGACAAATTTGTGGGGCGGTCTTCTGGTGACGCTGGTCGTCTCCGTGACCGGAATCGTCACCTCGTTGCCGATTGGCATCGCGCTGGCTCTTGGCCGCCGCTCAACCATTCCGCTGATCCGGATATTTTCGATCACCTTCATCGAGTTCTGGCGCGGTGTGCCGCTGATCACCGTACTGTTCTTCGCCACCTACATGCTGCCGCTGTTCCTGCCTGGCAATTTCACGGTCGACGGCCTCGTGCGCGCGCTGATCGGCATTGCGCTGTTCACGGGCGCGTATCAGGCCGAGAACGTCCGTGGCGGGCTCGCCGCGATACCACGCGGACAGGGGGAGGCCGCGGCGGCGTTGGGGCTATCCTGGTGGAAGACAACCTCATTGATCGTGCTGCCGCAGGCGCTGCGCCACGTCATACCGAACCTCGTCAACAGCTTCATCTCGCTGTTCAAGGATACCTCGCTGGTCTCGATCGTGGCACTGTTTGACCTTTTGGGCTCGTTGCGCGCATCGTTCTCGGATCCGAAATGGTCCACGCCATCCACTGCGTTCACGGGCTTTGCCTTCACCGGGATCATCTATTTCATGTTCTGCTTTGGAATGTCGCGCTACTCGCTCTTCGTCGAGCACCGTCTCAACGCCCACCGTCGCAACTGA
- a CDS encoding ABC transporter permease subunit (The N-terminal region of this protein, as described by TIGR01726, is a three transmembrane segment that identifies a subfamily of ABC transporter permease subunits, which specificities that include histidine, arginine, glutamine, glutamate, L-cystine (sic), the opines (in Agrobacterium) octopine and nopaline, etc.): protein MNTEPRKPPLQIALKIRRVLGGKAGWNGVAVQFAFAAVLGWIGYEIISNARANLENQHIAAGFGFLRNNAGFDVNQTLISYTGSDTFLRVFVVGLLNTLVVSVVGIVFATVIGFIVALCRLSPSWLLSRVGGIYVEVIRNLPLLFQILFWYLAVLAALPNPRQSISLLGIAFISNRGLVIPRPIGESGLEPFLTTLAFGIIASLVLRVYARRALFRYGRMIVVWPYVLGLLFGLPLVSMLVFGLPFTFELPQLKGFNFAGGSRIIPEFVALTVALSTYTAAFIAEIVRAGILSVHKGQMEAGSSLGLSRGNTLRLIVVPQAMRVIVPPLTNQYLNLTKNSSLAVAIGYPDLVSVFAGTSLSQTGQAIEIIAMTMGVYLLISLITSAVMSIYGWRISRSLGA from the coding sequence ATGAACACCGAGCCCCGTAAACCGCCGCTGCAAATCGCGCTGAAGATCAGGCGCGTGCTTGGCGGCAAGGCCGGCTGGAACGGCGTTGCCGTCCAGTTTGCCTTCGCGGCGGTGCTGGGCTGGATCGGCTATGAGATCATCTCCAATGCCCGTGCCAACCTGGAAAACCAGCACATTGCCGCGGGATTCGGCTTCCTCAGGAACAATGCGGGCTTCGACGTCAATCAGACCCTGATCTCCTATACGGGCTCGGACACGTTCCTGCGGGTGTTCGTGGTCGGGCTTCTGAACACGCTCGTGGTCTCGGTGGTGGGCATTGTCTTCGCCACCGTGATCGGTTTTATCGTTGCGCTGTGCCGGCTTTCGCCCAGTTGGCTGCTGTCGCGCGTCGGCGGGATCTATGTCGAGGTCATCCGTAACCTGCCGCTCCTGTTCCAGATCCTGTTCTGGTACCTGGCGGTGCTTGCCGCCTTGCCAAATCCGCGGCAGAGCATTTCCCTCCTCGGCATCGCCTTCATCAGCAACCGCGGGCTGGTTATTCCCCGCCCGATCGGCGAATCCGGACTCGAGCCGTTTTTGACGACACTCGCATTCGGCATCATTGCCTCGCTTGTGTTGAGGGTCTATGCGCGGCGCGCGCTGTTTCGGTACGGCAGGATGATCGTCGTCTGGCCCTACGTGCTCGGCCTCCTGTTCGGGCTCCCGCTCGTCTCAATGCTGGTGTTCGGCCTGCCCTTCACCTTCGAGCTGCCGCAGCTCAAGGGCTTCAATTTCGCCGGCGGCTCGCGGATCATCCCGGAGTTCGTGGCGCTGACGGTGGCCTTGTCGACCTATACCGCCGCCTTCATCGCCGAAATCGTGCGTGCCGGCATCCTGTCCGTCCACAAGGGGCAGATGGAGGCGGGATCCTCGCTGGGCCTGAGCCGCGGCAACACGCTCCGGCTGATTGTCGTGCCGCAGGCGATGCGCGTCATCGTCCCGCCGCTGACCAACCAGTACCTCAACCTCACCAAAAATTCCTCGCTGGCGGTCGCGATCGGCTATCCTGATCTGGTTTCCGTGTTTGCCGGCACGTCGCTGAGCCAGACCGGGCAAGCGATCGAGATCATTGCCATGACGATGGGCGTATATCTGTTGATCTCGCTCATCACCAGCGCCGTCATGAGCATCTACGGTTGGCGCATCAGCCGGAGCCTGGGCGCATGA
- a CDS encoding amino acid ABC transporter substrate-binding protein, translated as MKRVTLALTLALAAGLTAQAADAQTLKTVKDRGVLSCGVSQGLPGFSSPDDKGNWTGLDVDVCRAIAAAIFNDPSKVKYVPTSAKDRFTALQSGEIDVLSRNTTWTISRDTSLGANFTGVTYYDGQGFMVKKSLKVNSALELNSASVCVQTGTTTEQNLADYFRANNMKYEVIAFGTNDETVKAYEAGRCDVFTTDQSGLYANRLKLANPADHMVLPEIISKEPLGPMVRHGDDQWFDIVKWTLFAMITAEELGVTSKNVDEKAKMENPEMKRVLGTDGNFGEQLGLTKDWVVRIVKAVGNYGEVFDRNVGSGSPLGINRGLNNLWNKGGLQYAPPIR; from the coding sequence ATGAAACGCGTAACTTTGGCTCTCACTCTTGCTCTCGCCGCAGGCCTGACGGCCCAGGCTGCCGACGCACAGACGCTCAAGACCGTCAAGGACCGGGGTGTGCTGTCCTGCGGCGTGAGCCAGGGCCTGCCGGGTTTTTCGTCGCCGGACGACAAGGGCAACTGGACCGGCCTCGACGTCGACGTCTGCCGCGCCATCGCGGCCGCCATCTTCAACGATCCGTCCAAGGTCAAATACGTGCCGACCTCCGCCAAGGATCGCTTCACGGCACTGCAATCCGGCGAAATCGACGTGCTGTCACGCAACACGACCTGGACCATCTCGCGCGACACCTCGCTCGGCGCCAATTTCACCGGCGTGACCTACTATGACGGGCAGGGCTTCATGGTGAAGAAGTCTCTCAAGGTGAACTCCGCGCTCGAGCTCAACAGCGCCTCGGTCTGCGTGCAGACCGGCACCACAACCGAACAGAACCTCGCCGACTACTTCAGGGCCAACAACATGAAGTACGAGGTGATCGCGTTTGGTACCAACGACGAAACCGTCAAGGCCTATGAAGCCGGCCGTTGCGACGTCTTCACCACGGACCAGTCGGGCCTGTACGCCAATCGTCTGAAACTCGCCAATCCCGCCGACCATATGGTGCTCCCGGAAATCATTTCGAAGGAGCCGCTCGGGCCGATGGTGCGCCACGGCGACGACCAGTGGTTCGACATCGTGAAATGGACGCTGTTCGCCATGATCACGGCCGAAGAGCTCGGCGTGACCTCGAAGAACGTCGACGAGAAGGCAAAAATGGAAAACCCGGAGATGAAACGCGTCCTCGGCACCGACGGCAATTTCGGCGAACAGCTCGGCCTGACCAAGGACTGGGTGGTGCGGATCGTGAAAGCCGTCGGCAACTACGGCGAGGTCTTCGACCGCAACGTCGGCTCCGGCTCGCCGCTCGGCATCAATCGCGGCCTCAACAATCTCTGGAATAAGGGCGGTCTCCAGTACGCTCCGCCAATCCGCTGA